One window of the Trypanosoma brucei gambiense DAL972 chromosome 3, complete sequence genome contains the following:
- a CDS encoding transcription activator, putative, which translates to MKFENPVAAFLESRNPARASLKRNRTFVDFSALNSEAETPVADVGASDHDVTSLVGAAEEEDWTNVATVSSSPVKVLLLPDDGEEEEEELRLLLGDRGKVFVRPKDPPVRQESSTDVTSEENDVANVSADVDDKVKQNQVSLGDVLWEKLSNADREELAERFEQQFLWELSKDVELACTYQPFFTSKTMRLIQDGVQSSQFLPPKILSRETTNSPDGYVLRPYQFDGVQFLVNRFHSGMPSVLGDDMGLGKTAQVSAFLNGLKTLYNVGGPHLIVVPLNTVTGWVRELSRWAPTLHVVSYNGDGKERAMLRGGRGSKRGVFVTTPAILRRDRGFFCKRSWVVAVVDEAHMLKESTATISHVARRITACFRLAMTGTPIQNSVKEVWSIMMFLYPSFCALYERNGGDTISAANNCAKLLQHVMLRRTKSNTDLGIPPRVDEPVIMVEPTRIQRALLLRMTERALREDGGVFQNHLAHQRVICSHPLALRLLTMEGRDSLTRVEDRLSACGISLDERSIIAPSGKMIELDRMLREFHMNGHRCLIFSNFTCVLDLLQGLCILRDYSHERIDGSAQRVERELSMARFNGPASKVFVFLISTMSGGVGITLTGADIVILFDANFNPQMDRQAADRAHRIGQTRTVRVFRLCCKETVEERIQDIALRRLSLGEFVVDGAAVGDDNSATEIPGSYIQQLFSTSTSGENREEHWSVGSKDHRDGLTEEQQGMKKDDPVVIDSGAGEGVESAQVPFVSPQDQSNTEDDAIVDDILRMEAGGASTMLSAKPIGRVARGTIGVTHECFVCGEGMRPLQPLFHCSWCMKAYHAECANERVLPEGVSAPRNWTCPRHRCDLCEKVATTDGALFMCYECPAAFCFDCLDKDYLDLDNDGVNFLHIHRNYPGMETEGMDVRRNVYYIRCFRCSGVLSSSSTSVSGSTEEDTTSIDGSFSESH; encoded by the coding sequence ATGAAGTTTGAGAACCCCGTTGCTGCCTTTCTAGAGAGCCGAAATCCGGCTCGTGCGAGTCTCAAACGGAACCGCACCTTCGTTGATTTCTCAGCACTGAATTCCGAAGCGGAAACACCTGTGGCGGATGTGGGGGCGAGCGACCATGATGTAACAAGCTTGGTCGGTGCTGCCGAAGAGGAGGATTGGACGAATGTTGCCACTGTTTCATCGAGTCCCGTGAAGGTCCTCTTGCTTCCTGATGatggggaggaagaggaggaagagctgCGGCTTCTTCTTGGTGACAGGGGCAAGGTTTTTGTCCGCCCTAAAGACCCACCAGTTCGACAAGAAAGTTCGACCGATGTCACGTCGGAGGAAAATGATGTGGCCAATGTTTCTGCCGATGTGGACGACAAGGTGAAACAGAACCAGGTGTCACTGGGCGATGTCCTATGGGAAAAGCTTTCCAATGCCGACCGAGAAGAATTGGCCGAACGGTTCGAGCAACAGTTTCTTTGGGAACTTTCCAAAGATGTGGAACTGGCATGTACTTACCAGCCCTTTTTCACAAGTAAGACGATGCGTTTGATCCAGGACGGGGTGCAGTCATCTCAGTTCCTTCCACCAAAAATATTGAGTCGTGAAACAACGAATTCCCCTGACGGGTACGTGCTACGTCCATACCAGTTCGATGGAGTCCAATTTTTGGTAAATCGTTTTCATAGTGGAATGCCCAGCGTTCTTGGTGATGACATGGGTCTGGGGAAAACGGCACAAGTTTCGGCGTTCCTCAACGGTTTAAAGACACTTTACAACGTTGGTGGCCCTCACCTAATTGTGGTGCCCCTCAACACCGTCACAGGTTGGGTGCGGGAGTTGTCCCGATGGGCACCTACGCTACATGTGGTGAGTTACAACGGTGACGGCAAAGAACGAGCAATGCTCCGCGGTGGAAGGGGTAGTAAGCGCGGCGTTTTTGTTACTACTCCCGCGATTTTACGTAGAGATCGGGGTTTCTTTTGTAAGCGGTCGTGGGTGGTTGCCGTTGTGGATGAGGCACACATGCTGAAGGAAAGCACGGCGACAATCTCTCATGTGGCTCGGAGGATCACAGCGTGCTTCCGGTTAGCCATGACGGGCACACCGATTCAGAATTCTGTGAAGGAGGTGTGGAGTATAATGATGTTCCTTTATCCCTCATTTTGCGCCCTCTACGAGAGGAACGGTGGTGATACCATTTCGGCCGCAAACAACTGTGCAAAGCTTCTGCAACACGTTATGCTGCGGCGAACGAAGTCTAACACCGATCTTGGCATCCCCCCGCGTGTGGACGAACCAGTCATTATGGTGGAACCTACCAGAATACAACGGGCGCTGCTGTTGAGAATGACGGAACGGGCTCTCAGGGAGGATGGTGGTGTATTCCAGAACCATTTGGCACATCAACGAGTGATTTGCAGTCACCCACTTGCGCTCCGTCTGCTAACCATGGAGGGACGGGACTCTCTTACTAGAGTGGAGGACCGACTGTCGGCATGTGGTATTTCGCTAGATGAGAGATCGATCATAGCACCAAGCGGGAAGATGATAGAGCTTGATCGTATGTTGCGTGAATTCCATATGAACGGTCACCGGTGTCTTATTTTCTCGAACTTCACATGTGTCCTGGACCTTTTGCAAGGGCTTTGCATCCTGCGTGACTACAGTCATGAGCGTATAGATGGCAGTGCACAGCGAGTAGAGCGTGAGCTCTCGATGGCGCGTTTCAACGGACCGGCATCCAAAGTGTTTGTGTTCCTTATTTCCACAATGTCAGGGGGAGTTGGGATAACTCTTACTGGCGCTGATATCGTTATTCTCTTTGACGCTAACTTCAATCCGCAAATGGACAGACAGGCTGCTGACAGGGCGCACCGCATTGGGCAAACGCGCACCGTCCGCGTGTTTCGTCTTTGTTGCAAAGAGACAGTTGAGGAGCGTATTCAAGACATCGCCTTGCGGAGGCTCTCCTTAGGCGAGTTTGTCGTAGATGGCGCTGCAGTGGGTGATGATAACTCAGCTACAGAAATACCGGGTAGTTACATTCAACAACTTTTTTCGACATCAACAAGCGGTGAGAACAGGGAAGAACACTGGAGTGTCGGGTCGAAGGATCACCGCGACGGACTAACTGAAGAACAGCAGGGGATGAAAAAAGATGACCCCGTTGTTATCGATTCCGGTGCAGGTGAGGGTGTGGAGAGTGCTCAAgttcctttcgtttccccCCAAGATCAGAGCAACACCGAGGACGATGCGATAGTTGATGATATTTTGCGCATGGAGGCGGGAGGAGCATCAACTATGCTTTCGGCAAAGCCCATCGGTCGCGTTGCTCGGGGGACAATTGGTGTCACCCACGAGTGCTTTGTGTGCGGGGAGGGGATGCGGCCATTACAACCTCTTTTCCATTGTTCTTGGTGCATGAAAGCCTATCATGCAGAGTGTGCTAACGAGCGCGTCCTACCGGAGGGTGTTTCAGCCCCGCGGAATTGGACGTGCCCACGTCACAGATGCGACCTTTGCGAAAAGGTTGCGACAACAGATGGGGCGCTATTTATGTGTTATGAGTGCCCAGCAGCGTTTTGTTTCGATTGCCTTGACAAGGACTACCTTGATCTTGACAACGATGGAGTCAATTTTCTTCACATCCACCGGAACTATCCTGGAATGGAGACGGAAGGAATGGATGTGCGACGCAATGTGTACTACATCcggtgcttccgctgcagtGGGGTTCTTTCCTCCTCGTCCACGTCGGTTAGCGGAAGCACGGAAGAGGACACAACCAGCATTGACGGCAGTTTCAGTGAATCTCACTAG